A stretch of the uncultured Trichococcus sp. genome encodes the following:
- a CDS encoding DUF2207 domain-containing protein, which yields MKRIGSIMLFMFFFLIGFGQKEVQARSYEITNYDVLVEIQRDGSAFFTESITYDFEGEFNGVLYELDISEVADPTDVKVSMQGYLSENPFPFALSDTEESGTFKLDNTGDYLNFTVYNKMTDEIQTVIYQYRIPEIITNYNDIAELNRKVIGSSWEDPLNDVDITVLLPEATGEEELRAWGHGGDENSTVTLQDNQKVLLYVPQNPANQFVEAHVIFPTRITADNPNVVNEDKFDEILAQEAALAEEKERNTLLFGILSAVLGVVAPILPILAFLWVRRARKKEIPQEIHLPDHIYELPEDMTPAVMNGAVFSGSVQAADISATILDLVRKGYLTISPVQIPRKGIFGREKAPEDSFRLTQIKDTKNAPLLSHEKQLLDWFIHDVGDGESVTLDDIENIADNSAEAKRFNKNRETWQERVMDVATPKRKNYRSKDNTKAVAFAVLALVANGFLLFAIVFFGIISGTFTAWAIILAVLAAALSFIQLMAVTVKPIMTAEGERTKQEWAGFRNMLKDVGDFPMREVGSIALWDHFLVYAVSLGVADKVMKQMQVEFPVNEIQASAFGSYYYMNNAIFLSSLNNSINTGVTKSMPTSSNSSGFGGGFGGGSSGGSGGGSGGGAF from the coding sequence ATGAAACGGATAGGCTCGATTATGCTGTTCATGTTCTTTTTTTTGATCGGATTTGGACAGAAGGAAGTACAGGCCCGTTCCTATGAGATTACGAATTACGATGTGTTGGTCGAAATACAGCGGGATGGCAGCGCTTTTTTCACCGAGAGCATCACTTACGATTTCGAAGGGGAATTCAATGGCGTGCTGTATGAGTTGGATATTTCGGAGGTAGCGGATCCGACAGATGTCAAAGTGTCGATGCAAGGCTATCTTTCGGAAAATCCTTTCCCGTTCGCTTTGAGCGACACGGAGGAATCGGGGACGTTTAAACTGGACAATACCGGTGATTATCTGAATTTCACCGTATACAACAAAATGACGGACGAGATCCAGACGGTCATCTATCAATACCGCATTCCCGAAATCATCACGAACTACAACGATATCGCTGAATTGAACCGCAAAGTCATCGGTTCCTCCTGGGAGGATCCGTTGAACGATGTCGACATCACCGTTCTTTTGCCGGAAGCGACCGGCGAAGAGGAGTTGCGCGCTTGGGGCCACGGTGGCGATGAGAACAGCACAGTGACATTGCAGGACAACCAAAAAGTCCTGCTGTACGTCCCGCAGAATCCGGCCAACCAGTTTGTGGAGGCCCATGTGATTTTCCCGACCCGCATCACCGCAGACAATCCGAACGTGGTGAACGAAGACAAATTCGATGAAATATTAGCGCAGGAGGCTGCGCTGGCTGAAGAAAAAGAGCGCAATACGCTGCTTTTCGGAATCCTCAGTGCTGTGTTGGGGGTGGTTGCGCCGATTCTGCCGATCCTGGCATTCTTGTGGGTAAGGAGAGCCAGGAAAAAGGAAATCCCGCAGGAAATCCATTTGCCGGACCATATCTACGAATTGCCTGAGGACATGACACCGGCCGTCATGAATGGTGCGGTCTTCAGTGGCAGTGTACAGGCTGCCGACATTTCGGCGACCATCCTGGATCTGGTGCGGAAAGGCTATCTGACGATTTCGCCGGTGCAGATTCCCCGAAAAGGGATCTTCGGACGGGAAAAAGCGCCGGAAGACTCCTTCCGCCTGACGCAGATCAAGGACACGAAAAATGCGCCGCTCCTGAGCCACGAAAAACAGCTTTTGGACTGGTTCATCCATGATGTCGGGGATGGAGAAAGCGTCACACTCGATGACATCGAAAACATCGCCGACAATTCGGCTGAAGCGAAACGCTTCAATAAGAACCGGGAAACGTGGCAAGAGCGTGTGATGGATGTCGCCACACCGAAACGGAAAAACTATCGTTCCAAAGACAACACAAAAGCTGTCGCCTTTGCGGTCTTGGCTTTGGTCGCGAATGGTTTCCTGCTGTTCGCAATTGTGTTCTTCGGTATCATAAGCGGTACCTTCACCGCATGGGCGATCATCCTTGCAGTTTTGGCTGCGGCTCTCAGTTTCATCCAACTCATGGCAGTGACGGTCAAGCCGATCATGACAGCGGAGGGCGAGCGCACGAAGCAGGAATGGGCCGGCTTCCGCAACATGCTGAAGGACGTGGGTGATTTCCCGATGCGCGAAGTGGGATCGATCGCTTTATGGGATCATTTCCTGGTCTATGCCGTCTCTTTGGGCGTGGCCGACAAGGTCATGAAACAGATGCAGGTCGAGTTCCCTGTGAATGAGATCCAGGCTTCTGCTTTCGGCAGCTATTACTACATGAACAATGCCATCTTCCTGTCGTCGCTGAACAACAGCATCAACACAGGCGTAACCAAATCGATGCCGACTTCCTCGAACAGCAGTGGCTTCGGCGGCGGTTTTGGCGGCGGCTCATCGGGCGGTTCCGGTGGCGGTTCCGGCGGCGGGGCGTTCTGA
- a CDS encoding two-component system regulatory protein YycI produces MDFRRIKIIFILTFAALNVYLLNVLLEKNATTLSFGSESTTLNIEEAMKSDDIIFPTLSTDQEKIPLLKTDKGSSLEADQSKLVDQTTVFEDGKLFSTLSEPIPLDVDAEDLTIVDRTPITDFILKGNVLHGAEYSFLTYLPLRRQLVYAQVANTILIGDSTGSITFNLNPDHEVISYEQTYAGAAEVQGNSRTVISQKRAVEALYLNNQIPANSTLRTVKLTYYRTLSLSDMDIYSPMWYIEIEIENAPLEIRRVDALTGSIITTPTVTSPSAEAQIKAKTANNSALLLMEEDSSQTDHELD; encoded by the coding sequence ATGGATTTTAGACGCATCAAAATCATTTTTATCCTCACTTTCGCAGCCTTGAACGTCTATTTGCTCAACGTGCTGTTGGAAAAGAACGCCACGACATTGAGCTTCGGAAGCGAGAGCACTACACTGAACATCGAAGAGGCAATGAAATCGGATGACATCATATTTCCGACTTTATCGACCGATCAGGAGAAAATTCCTTTATTGAAGACGGACAAAGGCAGCTCGCTTGAGGCCGATCAATCAAAACTGGTGGATCAGACGACTGTTTTTGAGGATGGGAAATTGTTCAGCACCTTGTCGGAGCCGATTCCGCTTGACGTTGATGCGGAAGATTTGACGATTGTGGACAGAACGCCGATCACTGATTTTATATTGAAAGGCAATGTACTCCACGGAGCTGAATATTCCTTCCTTACGTATTTGCCGCTCAGGAGACAACTTGTGTATGCCCAAGTCGCGAACACCATTCTGATCGGCGACAGTACGGGCAGCATCACTTTCAACTTGAATCCTGATCATGAAGTCATTTCCTATGAACAGACTTATGCGGGGGCGGCAGAAGTGCAAGGCAATAGCCGGACTGTGATTTCACAGAAACGGGCGGTCGAAGCCTTGTACCTCAACAACCAGATTCCGGCGAATTCCACGTTGAGGACCGTAAAATTGACGTATTACCGCACGTTGAGTCTGTCCGATATGGATATCTATAGCCCGATGTGGTACATCGAGATCGAAATAGAAAACGCGCCTTTGGAAATAAGGCGAGTGGACGCATTGACAGGCAGTATCATCACGACGCCTACCGTTACTTCTCCGTCAGCCGAAGCGCAAATCAAGGCAAAGACAGCCAACAACAGCGCTTTGTTGCTGATGGAAGAGGACTCTTCGCAAACAGACCACGAACTTGATTGA